In the Candidatus Cloacimonadota bacterium genome, CAGAAACGTGAACAAACTTAACACTGAATATTATGGATTTTAATATGCAAATAAATGGATTTAAACGCCTTTTCTTCATCCTGATTCTGATCCTGATGGCCCCGCTTTGGGCACAGAAACTCAGCCTGGAAGAGGCGCTGCAACTGGCTTTGGAGAACAACCCTTCCTGGCAGGCGAAGCTCGCAGAAGCTGAAATCACCCACGAAACGGCAAACGTGGCACTGAGCAGCTTTTTGCCCTCTCTAAAGCTTGACGGAGCATGGATTTACATGGACCCGGCGCAAAGCGTGCAAACCAGCTTTGGCCCCGTCGTCCTGAATAAGGATATGCGCCAGTTTGGCCTCACGCTCACCCAGCCAATTTTTATGGGTGGCAGAGCTTGGCAGGCATATCAGATGGCAAAACTGGGAGAACAACTGTCCCAAATCGGCCTCGAATCAGAACGTTTGAGCCTGATGACCAATGTCAACACCCTCTTTTTGACCCTGCTCCAGGCGCAGGACCTGCAAAAAATAGCGGAACTGGACAGACAATCCGCCTCTCTGAATCTTGAAATCGCCCAGATAAAGTATGACAACGGCCTGCTTTCAAATGCCGATTTTCTGCTTTTCAAAAGCCAGCTCGCCTCCAAGGAAGTGAAGATTCTCCAATCTGCAACAGCTCTACAGCTTTCCCGTCTTCAGCTTAAAAACATGCTGGACTTGGACTATCTTCCTCTGGCACAGGAGCTTCCTGAAATCGACAACGACCCAATTCTGATGATTTTGGACGGCTATGGAGCCGATGAAGTGGCAAACCTCAGCCAAAACGCGCTGAACCAGAGCAAACAAACCAGCAGCGCGTTGAAAGCCTTGGAAGGCAGTCTGGAGCTTTCCCGCCGCGGCATGCAGATTGCCAAAGGCTCGTTTTTGCCCACCATAATGCTTGTTGGCAGCAGCAATTTCAATGAAAATGGACTCGACCGCTATAAGTTCAATAATTCCAACCAGATAATGCTGACAGCCTCCCTGCCTCTGCTTCCCCAGCTTGGCAGCGTGGCTGAACATAAAAAAGCCCAATTAACCCACCGCAAAGCACTTCTGGAAACCAAAGCCGCCACCGACGCCATCTTGCTGGGCACAGAAGCCGCGGTTTTAAACTTGGTGGGAGCCGCGAAGCAATTCCGGGCAAGTTCTGTCGCTCTGGACTATACCAGACAGAGCTATCTGCAACTGCAGGAACGCTTTCGTCTGGAGCTCATCTCTTCCAAAGACCTGCTGGACGCGGAACTGATGCTTTCCGCAGCGAGGATTTCCCATTCCAACGCGGTGTTTGATTACCACAAGGCTCGCATCGCTCTGATGCAGGTTCTGGCTTTTGAAACCCCACAACAGCTTGATGCAATAATAATTTCGGGAGCAAACCCATGAAAAAAAGATACATTTTAATCATCCTGGTCATCGCATTGCTCGGATTATCCTCCTGCAAACGCGGCAAAAACAGCGACCAAAAAACCGATGATGAAACGCAACCCGTTACGGTGGAAACTCTTAGCCTGAGACCGCTGGACGATTTTATCACCGTTCACGGCAAACTTGAAGGCATCTCCAACGTCACCATGAGCAGCATCGCCTCCGGGCGCGTCCTGCAACTTTATAAAAAACTGGGCGACCACGTGAATATCGGAGAGCGCATCGGCAAAATGGAAAATGAAGGCTATCAATATCGACTGGATCAAGCCAGAGCCGGGCTTTCCTCTGCCCAAGCGACCTTCGACACGGCTCAACGAAACAAAAATTACGCCGAGGAATCGCGCGCCAAAAACCTCATTTCCCAAGCCGAATACAACAACGCCATCAGTGCCTACGAGGGCGCGAAAGCTTCGCTGGACGGCGCGAAAGCGGGTCTGGAAGCAGCTCGCAGCAGCATGGATGGCTCATATTTCACAGCTCCGGAAGCAGGCACCATCACAAACCTTTATATCGCGACGGGACAGTTTGTTGCGCAGGGACAGCCAGTTGTAACCATCACCAACGCCAGCAGCCTCGTCCTCAGAACCGGAGTGGGAGAAAGCCAGATTTCCAAGCTGCGCCGGGGGCAAAAAGCAACCATTATCTACCCCGGCAAGGAACCCATTTCAGCCACCGTATCAGGCTTTGGCATCACACCTTTACCCGGCTCCGCGAGCTATCCTCTCGAAATCGACCTTGCCAACCCCAGCGGACTTTTGCCCGGCATGGTGGTAACCGCCAAAATTCTCACCGAAACCCACTCGGAAATGCTTTATTCCACCATCACAAATTTCAAGGCGGAGTTTGGCAAATACTATGTCTATGTGATTGATAAAAAGAACGTTGCGCACAAACGTGAAGTGACGCTGGGCAAGATAATCGGAGAATTCGCCATCATCGAAAGCGGTTTGAAACCGGGAGACCGCATCGTCACCAGCGGCGCGGACAACCTTGAGGATGGAGCTAAAGTTCAGGTTAGGAACTAAACCATGAAAATTGCTGACCTTTCAATCAGATACTCCGTTTTGATTAACATGCTGGTGATTGCCATTGTGATTATGGGCGTGATTTCCATGGTTCGCATGCCCCGGGAAGAGTTTCCCGCTGTGGAATTTGGCCGCGTCATCGTTGTGGTGGTCTATCCCGGCGCTTCGCCTCAGGAGATGGAAGAACTTGTTACAAACAAGGTGGAAACAGGCCTCAACAATCTTCCCAAGCTGGACAGCATCGAAAGCATAACCGAAGAAAGCAGCTCCACGGTTATCGTTTCCTTCGAAACAGGTGTGGATTCTGAAGAAGCCTACGACCTGGTGACCCGCGAAATGAGCAAGATAAACGATTTGCCCAGCGAAGCGATGGACCCCGTCATCATCAGGCTCAGCATGCGCGAACTCAACCCCATCTCCCAACTCGTTGTGAGTGGGGATTTTACACCTCTCGCTCTGCGTGAGCTGGCAAATGAGCTGCGCGATGGTATCTTGAAATTGCCGGATATTTCCAAAGCAGAATTGATTGGCGCCCGTGACCACCAAATCTGGGTGGATGTGGACCAAGCCAGGATAGATGCATACGGGTTAAGTCTTTCCGATGTTTCCGCCGTTTTGCAGGGACGCAATCTGAACATTCCCGGCGGCACCGCAAAATATGGCAACACCGAATTTTTGGTGCGCGCTTTGGGGCAATTCAACTCCATGGACGAGATTGGCAGGATGATTTTAACTTCCGACGCATCAGGGCGTTCCATCGTTGTCAACGACATTGCCACCGTGCGCGATACCCTTTCAAAATCCCAAACCATTGCCAAGCTTAACGGCCAGGAAGGCATCAGCGTTTTCTTATATAAAAAAGGCGATAGCAACATCATCAAAGTGATGGAACGGGTTCGGGAATACATCACAGAATTTGAAGCATCCCATCCCGGAGCCAAAATTAGCGTGCGCAATGACGGCTCCATCGACGTCAAAAATGGCATCGGCGCTCTCAGCAACAGCGCTCTGATGGGCATCCTGCTGGTTTTTGGCGCCTTGCTGCTCTTTTTGGGCTGGCGCAATGCCGCATTTGCCTCAACCGGCATCCCTCTTTCCCTGCTGATTACTTTCATAATAGTGCCGCTTTTTGGCGTAACCCTCAATAATTTCACCATCTTCGCTCTCATCATCGTGGTGGGCATGGTGGTGGATAATTCCATCGTGGTGTTGGAAAACATCCAACGGCACAAGGAAATGGGCTTGGATCATCGCGCTTCCATCGTGTCCGGAGTAGACCAAATCATCTCCCCCGTTTTTGCATCCACTTTGACCACAGTGGCGGCTTTTATGCCCATGCTGCTCACAGGCGGCATCATGGGTCAATTTCTATCGGTTTTTCCCATCGTGGTCAGCGTCGCGCTGTTGGCTTCGTGGTTCCAATCCATGGTGATTTTGCCCACAAACGTATATCAGTTCGGACGCGGCATTTCTGGAGGTGAAGACCGTACCACCCGCATGATTCGGCCTATTAACAGATTTTATCGCAAGGTGATAACCCGTGCCCTGAAACACCGCGGCTGGGTTTTGGGCGGAACGCTTTTACTTCTTTTTATTTCTATTCTGGTGTTGTTCAGTGGCGCCATCCGGTTCGAGTTTTTCCCCGGCTCGCTCTCTCAAACCATTAGCCTGGAATTATATACGCCGCTGGGCACATCGCTGGAAGAAACAAACCGCGTGGTGAGCCTCGTGGAACAAAAGATTCTTTCGCTGAAACACAAGGATGATATCGAATTCGTGGTCTCAAACGTTGGTTCCCTCAGCAGCCAGGGCATACGGGAAAACAAAACCTCCAACGCGGGCCTCAGAATCGATCTTGTCCCGCTTAAAAAGATGAAATCCACCCACGAAGAAATCAAAAATGAAATCCGCGAATATCTGGACACGCTCCCCGGGCTATACAATTATAAATTCAGCACTTCCCAAGCCGGTCCGCCCTTGGGCAAGGATGTGGATATCCGCATTAAAGGCAAAGACTTGGAGCGCCTGGTCTATATCAGTGATGTGGTGAAATCCAGCCTGAAAAAGATACCCGGTGTCAAAGATATTGACGACAGCAACGACCCCGGCAAGATGGAAGCCCGCATCGTGATGAACCAGGAAAGGCTCTCCATGTATGGGCTCAGCGTTGCCCAGGTTGCCTCTGCCATCCGCTTGGCAAGCGCGGGCAGTGAAGTAACCCGTTTTCGCGGAAACGGCGTGGACGAAATTCCCATTGTGGTGAAATTGGACGACCGCTATACCCAGGATTTTGAAACCCTGAAAGACCTCAAAGTGAGAAGCCGCACAGGAATGCTGGTTCCCATCCGCGAACTGGCGGATTTTGACATCGGCAGCAGCATCTCCCGCATTACTCACGACAATGGAGACCGCGTTCTTTCCGTAACCGCTTCCGTGGGCGAGTATTACGAAGGCAAAACCCGCAAAAAACGCAGCACTCAGGAAGTGGTGAATATCCTGAGCGGAAGCAAACTCCGCTCCACACAGGGCACGCTGGCAAACTTTGAACAGCGCTTCCCAGGCTACACCATGGAATTCGGCGGTGTTCAAAAACATCAAAACGAATCCTACAGCTCTCTGGGAATCGGTTTCCTGATTGCTTTACTGGCGATTTTCACCATCCTTGCCTCACAGTTCCGCAGCTATGTGCAGCCGCTGATCGTGATGGCAACCATCCCGCTTGCTTTCATCGGCGTGGTGATTGGGCTACTAATCACCCGGCTTTCCTTTTCGCTGAACACTATGCTTTCACTGGTGGCACTGGCTGGTGTGGTGGTAAACAATGCCATTCTGCTGATTGATTTTATCAACCAGGAAAGAGAGCAGGGCGCCGATCGCTGGCACGCAATCATCAACAGCGGTTCAGCCAGGCTGCGTCCCATCATTTTGACCACCGCCACCACCGTGGCTGGAATGCTGCCCCTGGTTTTTTCCACCGATCCTTCCTCTCAGGTGTGGCGTCCTCTGGCTGTGACTTTTGCCTTTGGGCTCAGCTTTGCCACTCTCATCACATTGTTCGTGATACCAGTTCTTTACAGCGCAGTGGATTCCTTTTTCGGCCTCCTGAAAATGACTCGCTTCAAGGAACACACAAAGTTCGAAGATGCCGGTGTGGAATAATTCCTGGATGTCTTTTTGATTTTCCAAACATAGAGTTACCTCGCATCAATATATGAACGAGCCTCTTGATTTCAGGCGCCCAGTGCCCTAAACCTTTGTATCGCCAATGTTTGGCTTTTGAAACATAAGGGAGACATAAGGCGGCAAGCAGGAAGCACCAGGTTTCCCCAACATAGACGGCCTTCTAAAGCCTGCCCTCAAGCCTGTTCCGCTCTTGCTTCTGGCTCAGCAGTAACTGCATTTCATCCCCTGAGCATCCCATTTTTTTGGCGGGATGATAATGAGGCATGAATGTGGCACACATGGGCCAGGGTCAAGGGCGGATTAAGGTTGCATCCTACTTCACGATACAGGTGAACATATCTATGGAACTGGCGGAACCGAAATAGCCCAGGGCGTTGTTCACACCGCCGTGTAAATAGCCTTCCTCCATGAAGTTATAGTTGTAATAATTTTCGTCCACGATTCTGAGACGGAGACGATAGCGGCCATAGAAAAAGAAGGCAACGGAATAGTTGTTTAAAACAATGTAGTTGTCGGGCAGGTCGGGCAACGGGGCGGAGTTGAATCGATACATCATGTTGATGCGGCGTGGGGGGCGTCCGGCATTGTAGGCAGCTTCAATTTCGGCTGAGGGTTGCGTATCTTCCAAAAGTGGTGAGGTATATTCCAGCTCGGTGCTAAAATCTTCCAAACAGTATGTTTCCACCGCCATATACATGGTGCCGGAATGGATGCCGGTATTGACAATGGCGGGAAAATCGCTGTCGATGCGGCTTAATTGAATCTCGTTTTGGGTGTTGGCGTCCAAGGACCAGCCGATTCCGGGCGGATTTGTGTTCCAGGGATTTGGTTCGGCATGGATGCAGGGTGGGACTGTGGTTTCTGCGCTGATGAGTTTATCGAAGCCGGGGATTCTGACTTCGATGCGATAGCGGTGTTCAGGCTGGATGATGTTTTCCGCCGTGTCGATATATTTGAATTTAAAATCGTGAAGAGCGGGGCTGAGTTCAAATTCGAGCCCGGTATCCAAGTCCCGGACAGTGATTTCGGCGTCCCAAACGAAAAGCTCCAAAGGATTAAAGTTTTCGATGGTGGAACTGCGGGTCACATAGACCGGGTATTCCAGACCAATGGGTTTGCCTGCCACGAGCAAGCCGGCAAGAGTGTGGACTTCGCCTTCAAAGCGCGGTCCGCTGGTATTTTGGCAGGCCGTGAGGGCAAAAAGCAACAGGAAAAGCGCGAAGGAAAGCTTTTTCACCATGTGATGTTCACTCCCAGAAAAGGCAGGATGGGAAACTGGTTGCCATCCTGAGCTTGCAGACTTAAGGTCATATCTTCTTGAGCTTCAAGG is a window encoding:
- a CDS encoding TolC family protein, with translation MQINGFKRLFFILILILMAPLWAQKLSLEEALQLALENNPSWQAKLAEAEITHETANVALSSFLPSLKLDGAWIYMDPAQSVQTSFGPVVLNKDMRQFGLTLTQPIFMGGRAWQAYQMAKLGEQLSQIGLESERLSLMTNVNTLFLTLLQAQDLQKIAELDRQSASLNLEIAQIKYDNGLLSNADFLLFKSQLASKEVKILQSATALQLSRLQLKNMLDLDYLPLAQELPEIDNDPILMILDGYGADEVANLSQNALNQSKQTSSALKALEGSLELSRRGMQIAKGSFLPTIMLVGSSNFNENGLDRYKFNNSNQIMLTASLPLLPQLGSVAEHKKAQLTHRKALLETKAATDAILLGTEAAVLNLVGAAKQFRASSVALDYTRQSYLQLQERFRLELISSKDLLDAELMLSAARISHSNAVFDYHKARIALMQVLAFETPQQLDAIIISGANP
- a CDS encoding efflux RND transporter periplasmic adaptor subunit, with translation MKKRYILIILVIALLGLSSCKRGKNSDQKTDDETQPVTVETLSLRPLDDFITVHGKLEGISNVTMSSIASGRVLQLYKKLGDHVNIGERIGKMENEGYQYRLDQARAGLSSAQATFDTAQRNKNYAEESRAKNLISQAEYNNAISAYEGAKASLDGAKAGLEAARSSMDGSYFTAPEAGTITNLYIATGQFVAQGQPVVTITNASSLVLRTGVGESQISKLRRGQKATIIYPGKEPISATVSGFGITPLPGSASYPLEIDLANPSGLLPGMVVTAKILTETHSEMLYSTITNFKAEFGKYYVYVIDKKNVAHKREVTLGKIIGEFAIIESGLKPGDRIVTSGADNLEDGAKVQVRN
- a CDS encoding efflux RND transporter permease subunit; its protein translation is MKIADLSIRYSVLINMLVIAIVIMGVISMVRMPREEFPAVEFGRVIVVVVYPGASPQEMEELVTNKVETGLNNLPKLDSIESITEESSSTVIVSFETGVDSEEAYDLVTREMSKINDLPSEAMDPVIIRLSMRELNPISQLVVSGDFTPLALRELANELRDGILKLPDISKAELIGARDHQIWVDVDQARIDAYGLSLSDVSAVLQGRNLNIPGGTAKYGNTEFLVRALGQFNSMDEIGRMILTSDASGRSIVVNDIATVRDTLSKSQTIAKLNGQEGISVFLYKKGDSNIIKVMERVREYITEFEASHPGAKISVRNDGSIDVKNGIGALSNSALMGILLVFGALLLFLGWRNAAFASTGIPLSLLITFIIVPLFGVTLNNFTIFALIIVVGMVVDNSIVVLENIQRHKEMGLDHRASIVSGVDQIISPVFASTLTTVAAFMPMLLTGGIMGQFLSVFPIVVSVALLASWFQSMVILPTNVYQFGRGISGGEDRTTRMIRPINRFYRKVITRALKHRGWVLGGTLLLLFISILVLFSGAIRFEFFPGSLSQTISLELYTPLGTSLEETNRVVSLVEQKILSLKHKDDIEFVVSNVGSLSSQGIRENKTSNAGLRIDLVPLKKMKSTHEEIKNEIREYLDTLPGLYNYKFSTSQAGPPLGKDVDIRIKGKDLERLVYISDVVKSSLKKIPGVKDIDDSNDPGKMEARIVMNQERLSMYGLSVAQVASAIRLASAGSEVTRFRGNGVDEIPIVVKLDDRYTQDFETLKDLKVRSRTGMLVPIRELADFDIGSSISRITHDNGDRVLSVTASVGEYYEGKTRKKRSTQEVVNILSGSKLRSTQGTLANFEQRFPGYTMEFGGVQKHQNESYSSLGIGFLIALLAIFTILASQFRSYVQPLIVMATIPLAFIGVVIGLLITRLSFSLNTMLSLVALAGVVVNNAILLIDFINQEREQGADRWHAIINSGSARLRPIILTTATTVAGMLPLVFSTDPSSQVWRPLAVTFAFGLSFATLITLFVIPVLYSAVDSFFGLLKMTRFKEHTKFEDAGVE
- a CDS encoding DUF4249 family protein; the protein is MVKKLSFALFLLLFALTACQNTSGPRFEGEVHTLAGLLVAGKPIGLEYPVYVTRSSTIENFNPLELFVWDAEITVRDLDTGLEFELSPALHDFKFKYIDTAENIIQPEHRYRIEVRIPGFDKLISAETTVPPCIHAEPNPWNTNPPGIGWSLDANTQNEIQLSRIDSDFPAIVNTGIHSGTMYMAVETYCLEDFSTELEYTSPLLEDTQPSAEIEAAYNAGRPPRRINMMYRFNSAPLPDLPDNYIVLNNYSVAFFFYGRYRLRLRIVDENYYNYNFMEEGYLHGGVNNALGYFGSASSIDMFTCIVK